One genomic window of Flavobacteriales bacterium includes the following:
- a CDS encoding MBL fold metallo-hydrolase — protein sequence MSISLTSFGAAGTVTGSKHLIELSRNGGSMRLLLDCGMFQGEALREIKGDPNRSFGFDPKSIDVLVLSHAHIDHSGLLPRLVAEGFKGVIWSTPATRDLCEIMLMDSAHIQEYDYEWEQKKARQKNKEVVHNGPLYSKDDVAPTLALFRTVPYGEHVTISEGVDLHFTDTGHILGSAAVQLILEDGDRKLKLAFSGDVGRYVDRIMPDPVSFPQADVILCESTYGDRDHSSIEEAEEVLLGHVLDVCVKDKGRMIIPAFSVGRTQEVLYTLNKLSNEGRLPRIPVFVDSPLAISATGIARAHTDLFRENVQKELHDDPDLFSFPGTSFVRSADGSRALNDHKEPCIIVSASGMMEAGRVRHHLRLALPDPKNMVLAVGFCAPGTLGDRLIQGAKEVSIFGEKVPVNAKVVRMDFYSAHADRGELKRYLDCQDSAKVKKLFLVHGVDHALEGFRNQCLEQGFKKVIIPERGERFEL from the coding sequence ATGTCCATTTCACTTACCAGCTTCGGTGCTGCAGGTACGGTTACCGGTAGTAAACATTTGATCGAACTTTCCCGCAATGGCGGATCCATGCGCTTACTGCTTGATTGCGGCATGTTCCAAGGCGAAGCGCTACGCGAGATAAAAGGTGATCCTAACCGAAGTTTCGGATTCGATCCCAAAAGCATTGATGTGCTTGTGCTGAGCCATGCACACATCGACCATAGTGGTCTGTTACCGCGCTTGGTGGCCGAGGGATTCAAAGGAGTGATCTGGAGTACCCCTGCTACACGCGACCTCTGTGAGATCATGCTTATGGACAGTGCGCATATCCAAGAGTACGATTACGAATGGGAGCAGAAAAAAGCGCGTCAAAAAAATAAGGAAGTTGTTCATAACGGGCCGCTGTATTCCAAAGATGATGTGGCTCCGACATTGGCCTTGTTCCGGACGGTTCCATACGGTGAGCACGTAACGATCTCAGAAGGTGTGGACCTGCACTTTACGGATACGGGTCATATTCTGGGCAGTGCTGCGGTGCAATTGATATTGGAGGATGGTGATCGGAAATTGAAACTAGCATTTTCTGGCGATGTTGGCCGCTATGTGGACCGCATAATGCCAGATCCTGTCTCGTTCCCGCAAGCGGATGTGATCCTATGCGAGAGTACCTATGGAGATCGCGATCACTCTTCCATCGAAGAAGCCGAGGAGGTTCTGTTGGGCCATGTGCTCGACGTGTGCGTTAAGGACAAAGGACGCATGATCATTCCTGCATTCAGCGTAGGTAGAACGCAGGAAGTGTTGTACACGTTGAATAAGCTCAGCAACGAAGGACGTTTGCCGCGTATTCCCGTTTTTGTTGATAGCCCACTCGCCATTAGTGCAACAGGGATCGCGCGTGCACATACGGATCTGTTCAGGGAGAATGTACAGAAAGAGCTGCACGACGATCCTGATCTGTTCAGTTTTCCGGGCACTTCATTCGTGCGCAGTGCTGATGGAAGCAGGGCATTGAACGATCATAAGGAACCGTGCATCATCGTGAGTGCAAGTGGTATGATGGAGGCGGGCCGTGTACGACACCACCTTCGGTTAGCACTGCCCGATCCCAAGAACATGGTATTGGCCGTTGGTTTTTGTGCGCCCGGCACGTTAGGTGACCGGTTAATTCAGGGCGCAAAGGAGGTATCGATATTTGGAGAGAAAGTGCCCGTGAATGCAAAGGTCGTGCGCATGGATTTTTATAGTGCCCATGCCGATCGTGGCGAATTGAAGCGTTATCTCGATTGCCAAGATTCCGCTAAAGTGAAGAAATTGTTCTTGGTACACGGTGTTGATCATGCGCTGGAAGGGTTCCGCAATCAATGTTTGGAACAAGGGTTCAAGAAGGTGATCATCCCGGAGCGCGGTGAGCGGTTCGAGCTGTAG
- a CDS encoding tryptophan 2,3-dioxygenase, with amino-acid sequence MSNIYYPDYLQLDKILGAQAPESDKHGVKAHDEMLFIIIHQAYELWFKQVLHEVGSVIEMFADDHIDDNRGELNIAVHRLHRVTTILDLLVKQMDVMETMTPLDFLDFRDLLRPASGFQSMQFKILEARLGLRMEARFGKQYYTSQLKPEHKAEIEKLESMPTLLELVNTWLERMPFFDAKYWDGKEGAFFSQLESIYTGSLVKGEEGNAALWQTIFNTGSRERKLSPAASRSVVFIMLYRDEPIMQQAFRFLQSLLDIDAGMATWRSRHVNMVHRMIGLRVGTGGSTGKAYLKGAMDSHYIFSEIADLSSFLFERRKLPALPEGVKKAMGFGG; translated from the coding sequence ATGAGCAACATATACTACCCGGACTATCTTCAATTGGATAAGATCTTAGGTGCACAAGCACCAGAGAGTGATAAACATGGTGTGAAAGCGCATGATGAAATGCTCTTCATCATTATCCACCAAGCCTATGAACTTTGGTTCAAGCAGGTTTTGCATGAGGTAGGAAGTGTGATCGAAATGTTCGCGGATGACCATATCGATGACAACCGTGGTGAACTGAACATCGCTGTACATCGCTTGCACCGCGTAACCACCATTCTGGATCTGCTGGTGAAGCAAATGGACGTGATGGAGACCATGACCCCATTGGACTTTTTGGATTTCCGCGACCTATTGCGTCCTGCAAGTGGATTCCAGAGCATGCAGTTCAAGATCCTTGAAGCACGATTAGGACTGCGGATGGAAGCACGTTTCGGCAAGCAGTATTACACGAGCCAATTGAAGCCGGAACATAAAGCGGAGATCGAAAAGCTGGAGAGTATGCCTACCCTACTTGAGCTGGTGAACACGTGGCTGGAACGTATGCCGTTCTTCGATGCGAAATACTGGGATGGAAAAGAGGGTGCGTTCTTTTCGCAATTGGAATCCATCTACACCGGCAGTTTGGTAAAAGGTGAAGAAGGCAATGCCGCACTATGGCAGACCATATTCAACACGGGATCTCGTGAGCGCAAATTATCACCGGCTGCATCACGCAGCGTAGTGTTCATCATGCTGTACCGCGATGAACCGATCATGCAGCAAGCCTTCCGATTCCTTCAATCGCTGTTGGACATTGACGCGGGCATGGCCACTTGGCGCAGCAGACACGTGAACATGGTACACCGCATGATCGGTCTACGCGTGGGCACAGGTGGCAGCACAGGCAAAGCCTATTTGAAAGGTGCCATGGACAGCCACTACATCTTCAGTGAGATCGCCGACCTGAGCAGCTTCTTGTTCGAGCGCAGGAAACTGCCTGCGTTACCTGAAGGCGTGAAGAAAGCGATGGGGTTCGGTGGGTGA